In a genomic window of Canis lupus familiaris isolate Mischka breed German Shepherd chromosome 28, alternate assembly UU_Cfam_GSD_1.0, whole genome shotgun sequence:
- the MFSD13A gene encoding transmembrane protein 180 isoform X2, with protein MGLGRLQAWMLGLPTAVVYGSLALFISILHNVFLLYYVDTFVSVYKINKAAFWVGETVFLLWNSLNDPLFGWLSDRQFLSSQPRSGARLSSRAVVLARVRALGWHGPLLALSFLAFWVPWAPAGLQFLLCLCLYDGFLTLVDLHHHALLADLALSAHDRTHLNFYCSLFSAAGSLSVFASYAFWNKEDFSSFRAFCVALATGSGLGFVGATWLLRRQVEAAGREPGCPALAVDGGLCGEELLTGCQDAGSITLGQYLRQLARHRNFLWFVGMDLVQVFHCHFNSNFFPLFLEHLLSDHISLSTGSFLLGISYVAPHLNNLYFLPLCQRWGVYTVVRGLFLLKLGLSLLMLLAGPDRPGLLCLFIASNRVFTEGTCKLLTLVVTDLVDEDLVLNHRKQAASALLFGMVALVTKPGQTFAPLLGTWLLCFYTDTQRERHRDTGRHRHREGSLMRNLIPGPPDHDLSQRQILNQ; from the exons ATGGGGCTGGGCAGGCTCCAGGCCTGGATGCTGGGCCTTCCTACAGCTGTGGTCTATGGCTCCCTGGCCCTCTTCATCTCTATTCTGCACAATGTGTTCCTGCTTTACTATGTGGACACCTTTGTCTCAGTGTACAAGATCAACAAAGCTGCCTTCTGGGTTGGAGAG ACGGTGTTTCTCCTCTGGAACAGCCTCAACGACCCCCTCTTCGGCTGGCTGAGTGACCGTCAGTTCCTCAGCTCCCAGCCCCG GTCGGGTGCCAGGCTCTCCTCGAGGGCTGTGGTGCTGGCACGGGTGCGGGCCCTGGGCTGGCATGGGCCGCTGTTGGCACTGTCGTTCCTGGCATTCTGGGTGCCCTGGGCCCCGGCTGGCCTGCAGTTCTTGCTGTGCCTGTGCCTCTATGATGGCTTCCTGACGCTCGTCGACCTGCACCATCATGCCTTGCTGGCTGACCTGGCCCTCTCTGCCCACGACCGTACCCACCTCAACTTCTACTGCTCCCTCTTCAGTGCGGCtggctccctctctgtctttgcCTCCTATGCCTTCTGGAACAAGGAAGATTTCTCTTCCTTCCGCGCCTTCTGTGTGGCACTGGCCACCGGCTCTGGGCTGGGCTTTGTGGGGGCCACATGGCTGCTTAGGCGGCAGGTTGAGGCAGCTGGCAGGGAGCCAGGGTGCCCAGCCTTGGCTGTGGATGGCGG CCTGTGTGGAGAGGAGCTGCTCACGGGCTGCCAGGACGCAGGCAGCATCACTTTGGGCCAGTACCTCCGGCAGCTGGCACGCCACCGGAACTTCCTGTGGTTCGTGGGCATGGACCTGGTACAG GTCTTTCACTGCCACTTCAACAGCAacttcttccccctcttcctggaGCATCTGTTGTCAGACCACATCTCCCTCTCCACAGGCTCCTTCCTTTTGG gCATCTCCTACGTCGCTCCCCACCTCAACAACCTCTACTTCTTGCCCCTGTGCCAGCGCTGGGGTGTCTACACTGTGGTGCGGGGGCTGTTCCTGCTCAAGCTGGGCCTGAGCCTGCTCATGCTATTGGCCGGGCCTGACCGCCCtggcctcctctgcctcttcATTGCCAG CAACCGTGTCTTCACTGAGGGCACCTGTAAGCTGTTGACTCTGGTGGTCACTGATCTGGTGGATGAGGACCTGGTGCTGAACCACCGCAAGCAGGCAGCCTCAGCTCTTCTCTTTGGCATGGTAGCCCTGGTGACCAAGCCAGGCCAGACCTTTGCCCCGCTGCTGGGCACCTGGCTGCTGTGCTTCTACACAG atacacagagggagagacacagagacacaggcagacacagacacagagagggaagcctgatgcggaacttaatcccaggacccccggatcacgacctgagccaaaggcagatactcaaccagtGA
- the MFSD13A gene encoding transmembrane protein 180 isoform X1, giving the protein MGLGRLQAWMLGLPTAVVYGSLALFISILHNVFLLYYVDTFVSVYKINKAAFWVGETVFLLWNSLNDPLFGWLSDRQFLSSQPRSGARLSSRAVVLARVRALGWHGPLLALSFLAFWVPWAPAGLQFLLCLCLYDGFLTLVDLHHHALLADLALSAHDRTHLNFYCSLFSAAGSLSVFASYAFWNKEDFSSFRAFCVALATGSGLGFVGATWLLRRQVEAAGREPGCPALAVDGGLCGEELLTGCQDAGSITLGQYLRQLARHRNFLWFVGMDLVQVFHCHFNSNFFPLFLEHLLSDHISLSTGSFLLGISYVAPHLNNLYFLPLCQRWGVYTVVRGLFLLKLGLSLLMLLAGPDRPGLLCLFIASNRVFTEGTCKLLTLVVTDLVDEDLVLNHRKQAASALLFGMVALVTKPGQTFAPLLGTWLLCFYTGHDLFQQPPLNPVGSAQPWPEPPAPPPAQAPTLRQGCFYLLVLVPITCALLQLFTWSQFTLHGRRLHMVKAQRQNLSRAQALDVKMV; this is encoded by the exons ATGGGGCTGGGCAGGCTCCAGGCCTGGATGCTGGGCCTTCCTACAGCTGTGGTCTATGGCTCCCTGGCCCTCTTCATCTCTATTCTGCACAATGTGTTCCTGCTTTACTATGTGGACACCTTTGTCTCAGTGTACAAGATCAACAAAGCTGCCTTCTGGGTTGGAGAG ACGGTGTTTCTCCTCTGGAACAGCCTCAACGACCCCCTCTTCGGCTGGCTGAGTGACCGTCAGTTCCTCAGCTCCCAGCCCCG GTCGGGTGCCAGGCTCTCCTCGAGGGCTGTGGTGCTGGCACGGGTGCGGGCCCTGGGCTGGCATGGGCCGCTGTTGGCACTGTCGTTCCTGGCATTCTGGGTGCCCTGGGCCCCGGCTGGCCTGCAGTTCTTGCTGTGCCTGTGCCTCTATGATGGCTTCCTGACGCTCGTCGACCTGCACCATCATGCCTTGCTGGCTGACCTGGCCCTCTCTGCCCACGACCGTACCCACCTCAACTTCTACTGCTCCCTCTTCAGTGCGGCtggctccctctctgtctttgcCTCCTATGCCTTCTGGAACAAGGAAGATTTCTCTTCCTTCCGCGCCTTCTGTGTGGCACTGGCCACCGGCTCTGGGCTGGGCTTTGTGGGGGCCACATGGCTGCTTAGGCGGCAGGTTGAGGCAGCTGGCAGGGAGCCAGGGTGCCCAGCCTTGGCTGTGGATGGCGG CCTGTGTGGAGAGGAGCTGCTCACGGGCTGCCAGGACGCAGGCAGCATCACTTTGGGCCAGTACCTCCGGCAGCTGGCACGCCACCGGAACTTCCTGTGGTTCGTGGGCATGGACCTGGTACAG GTCTTTCACTGCCACTTCAACAGCAacttcttccccctcttcctggaGCATCTGTTGTCAGACCACATCTCCCTCTCCACAGGCTCCTTCCTTTTGG gCATCTCCTACGTCGCTCCCCACCTCAACAACCTCTACTTCTTGCCCCTGTGCCAGCGCTGGGGTGTCTACACTGTGGTGCGGGGGCTGTTCCTGCTCAAGCTGGGCCTGAGCCTGCTCATGCTATTGGCCGGGCCTGACCGCCCtggcctcctctgcctcttcATTGCCAG CAACCGTGTCTTCACTGAGGGCACCTGTAAGCTGTTGACTCTGGTGGTCACTGATCTGGTGGATGAGGACCTGGTGCTGAACCACCGCAAGCAGGCAGCCTCAGCTCTTCTCTTTGGCATGGTAGCCCTGGTGACCAAGCCAGGCCAGACCTTTGCCCCGCTGCTGGGCACCTGGCTGCTGTGCTTCTACACAG gtcatgatctcttccAGCAGCCCCCACTGAACCCTGTGGGGAGTGCCCAGCCCTGGCCAGagcccccggccccacccccagcacaggcCCCGACACTCCGCCAGGGCTGCTTCTACCTGCTGGTGCTGGTGCCCATCACCTGTGCTCTGCTGCAGCTGTTCACCTGGTCCCAGTTCACACTGCATGGGAGACGCCTGCACATGGTCAAAGCCCAGCGCCAGAACCTATCACGGGCCCAGGCCCTGGATGTTAAGATGGTGTGA
- the ACTR1A gene encoding alpha-centractin, producing the protein MESYDVIANQPVVIDNGSGVIKAGFAGDQIPKYCFPNYVGRPKHVRVMAGALEGDIFIGPKAEEHRGLLSIRYPMEHGIVKDWNDMERIWQYVYSKDQLQTFSEEHPVLLTEAPLNPRKNRERAAEVFFETFNVPALFISMQAVLSLYATGRTTGVVLDSGDGVTHAVPIYEGFAMPHSIMRIDIAGRDVSRFLRLYLRKEGYDFHSSSEFEIVKAIKERACYLSINPQKDETLETEKAQYYLPDGSTIEIGPSRFRAPELLFRPDLIGEESEGIHEVLVFAIQKSDMDLRRTLFSNIVLSGGSTLFKGFGDRLLSEVKKLAPKDVKIRISAPQERLYSTWIGGSILASLDTFKKMWVSKKEYEEDGARSIHRKTF; encoded by the exons gGATCCGGTGTGATTAAAGCTGGTTTTGCTGGTGATCAGATTCCCAAATACTGCTTTCCAAACTA TGTGGGCAGACCCAAACATGTTCGCGTCATGGCTGGAGCCCTTGAAGGCGACATCTTCATTGGCCCCAAAGCTGAG GAACACCGAGGGCTGCTCTCCATCCGCTACCCCATGGAGCACGGCATTGTCAAGGACTGGAACGACATGGAGCGCATCTGGCAGTATGTCTATTCTAAGGACCAGCTGCAGACTTTCTCAGAGGAG CATCCTGTGCTCCTGACGGAGGCGCCTTTAAATCCACGGAAAAACCGTGAACGAGCAGCTGAAGTTTTCTTCGAGACCTTCAATGTCCCAGCCCTTTTCATCTCCATGCAAGCTGTGCTCAGCCT TTATGCCACAGGCAGGACCACAGGTGTGGTGCTGGATTCTGGGGATGGTGTCACACATGCTGTGCCCATTTATGAGGGCTTTGCCATGCCCCACTCAATCATGCGCATCGACATCGCTGGCCGAGATGTCTCACGCTTCCTTCGCCTCTACCTGCGGAAGGAAGGCTATGATTTCCACTCATCATCCGAGTTTGAGATCGTCAAGGCTATAAAAGAA agagcctgctacCTGTCCATAAACCCACAGAAGGATGAGACTCTAGAGACGGAGAAGGCTCAGTACTACCTGCCTGACGGCAGCACCATTGAG ATTGGTCCTTCCCGGTTCCGGGCACCTGAGCTGCTATTCAGGCCAGACCTGATTGGAGAGGAGAGTGAGGGTATCCACGAGGTCCTGGTGTTTGCCATCCAGAAGTCGGACATGGACCTGCGGCGCACACTTTTCTCTAACATTGTCCTCTCGGGAGGCTCCACCTTATTCAAAG GTTTTGGTGACAGACTACTGAGTGAAGTGAAGAAACTGGCTCCGAAAGATGTGAAGATCAGG ATATCCGCACCTCAGGAGAGACTGTATTCCACATGGATTGG GGGCTCCATCCTCGCCTCCCTGGACACCTTTAAGAAGATGTGGGTCTCCAAGAAGGAATATGAGGAAGACGGTGCCCGATCTATCCACAGGAAAACCTTCTAA